One part of the Burkholderia latens genome encodes these proteins:
- a CDS encoding OFA family MFS transporter, whose product MSSVTNPGARAGAAPFFSKEATIAPPGFSRWMVPPAALAVHLCIGQAYAFSVFNGPLTKVIGIAESAPDDWSLTTLGWIFSLSIFFLGLSAAFAGKWLERVGPRRTMFTAACCFGGGFLISALGVKLHQIMLLYIGYGVVGGIGLGLGYVSPVSTLIRWFPDRRGMATGMAIMGFGGGAMIAAPLSVALMNHFKSASSVGVAETFVVLGIAYFISMSIGALAIRVPPAGWKPAGWTPPAVTKHKMITSNHVHIDQALKTPQFYLIWLVLFLNVTAGIGIIGQASVMIQESFKGAVSAAAAAGFVGLLSLFNMGGRFAWASASDWVGRKNTYFIFFALGAVLYFCVPLFAASGQIALFVLTFCLILSMYGGGFATVPAYLADMFGTAYVGGIHGRLLTAWAAAGIAGPVLVNYIRAYEVAHGVVKADAYTMTVHIMASLLVIGFICNLFVKRVDERHHMTDAQLDAGK is encoded by the coding sequence ATGAGCAGCGTTACCAATCCCGGCGCCCGCGCAGGCGCCGCGCCTTTCTTTTCGAAGGAAGCGACCATCGCGCCGCCGGGCTTTTCGCGATGGATGGTGCCGCCGGCCGCGCTGGCCGTGCATCTGTGCATCGGCCAGGCCTACGCGTTCTCGGTCTTCAACGGTCCGCTCACGAAAGTGATCGGCATCGCCGAATCCGCCCCCGACGACTGGTCGCTTACCACGCTCGGCTGGATCTTTTCGCTGTCGATCTTCTTCCTCGGGCTTTCCGCGGCGTTCGCCGGCAAGTGGCTCGAACGCGTCGGCCCGCGCCGCACGATGTTCACGGCCGCGTGCTGCTTCGGCGGCGGTTTCCTGATTTCCGCGCTCGGCGTGAAACTGCACCAGATCATGTTGCTGTACATCGGCTACGGCGTGGTCGGCGGCATCGGGCTCGGGCTCGGCTATGTTTCGCCGGTGTCGACGCTGATCCGCTGGTTTCCCGACCGCCGCGGAATGGCGACCGGGATGGCGATCATGGGCTTCGGCGGCGGTGCGATGATCGCCGCGCCGCTGTCGGTCGCGCTGATGAATCATTTCAAGAGCGCGTCGAGCGTCGGCGTCGCCGAGACGTTCGTCGTGCTCGGCATCGCGTACTTCATCTCGATGTCGATCGGCGCGCTCGCGATCCGCGTGCCGCCTGCCGGGTGGAAGCCGGCAGGCTGGACGCCGCCCGCGGTGACGAAGCACAAGATGATCACGTCGAATCACGTGCACATCGACCAGGCGCTGAAGACGCCGCAGTTCTACCTGATCTGGCTCGTGCTGTTCCTGAACGTGACGGCCGGCATCGGCATCATCGGGCAGGCATCGGTGATGATCCAGGAGAGCTTCAAGGGTGCGGTCAGCGCCGCGGCGGCGGCCGGCTTCGTCGGTTTGCTGTCGCTGTTCAACATGGGCGGGCGCTTCGCGTGGGCGTCGGCGTCGGACTGGGTCGGACGCAAGAACACGTACTTCATCTTCTTTGCGCTGGGCGCCGTGCTGTACTTCTGCGTGCCGCTCTTCGCCGCGTCCGGGCAAATCGCGCTGTTCGTGCTGACGTTCTGCCTGATCCTGTCGATGTACGGCGGCGGATTTGCGACGGTGCCCGCGTATCTGGCGGACATGTTCGGCACCGCGTACGTCGGCGGCATTCATGGGCGGCTACTGACGGCGTGGGCCGCGGCCGGTATTGCCGGGCCCGTGCTCGTCAACTACATCCGCGCATATGAAGTCGCGCACGGTGTCGTGAAAGCGGATGCATACACGATGACGGTTCACATCATGGCGTCGCTGCTCGTGATCGGCTTCATCTGCAACCTGTTCGTGAAGCGCGTCGACGAGCGCCATCACATGACCGATGCACAGCTCGACGCGGGCAAATAA
- a CDS encoding ABC transporter substrate-binding protein — MPIDPSVLSAFTPTGKLRASINLGNPILANRDAATGEPFGVSIDLARAFAERLSSELELVVFDAAGKSVQALTDERADFGFFAVDPLRGETVAFTEPYVLIEGFYLVRDASPIRTNADVDQPHNRVAVGKGSAYDLFLTRELKAAQIVRAPTSQAVVPTFVEQQLEVAAGVKQQLEADAANTSGLRLLDERFMVIRQAMGVPKSRGAAAAAFLGEFVEEMKASGFVADSLRRHGITGASVAPPR; from the coding sequence ATGCCCATCGATCCTTCCGTCCTCTCCGCATTCACGCCGACCGGCAAGCTGCGCGCGTCGATCAACCTCGGCAACCCGATCCTCGCGAATCGCGACGCTGCAACCGGCGAGCCATTCGGCGTGTCGATCGACCTGGCGCGTGCGTTCGCCGAGCGGTTGTCGTCCGAGCTCGAACTCGTGGTGTTCGATGCGGCCGGCAAATCCGTGCAGGCGCTGACCGACGAGCGCGCTGATTTCGGCTTCTTCGCAGTGGATCCGCTGCGCGGCGAGACCGTCGCGTTCACCGAGCCGTACGTGCTGATCGAGGGCTTCTATCTCGTGCGCGACGCATCGCCGATCCGCACCAATGCGGACGTCGATCAACCGCACAATCGCGTGGCCGTCGGCAAGGGCAGCGCGTACGACCTGTTCCTCACGCGCGAACTGAAGGCCGCGCAGATCGTACGCGCACCAACGTCGCAGGCGGTCGTGCCGACGTTCGTCGAACAGCAGCTTGAAGTCGCCGCGGGCGTCAAGCAGCAACTCGAAGCCGACGCGGCGAACACTTCGGGACTGCGCCTGCTCGACGAGCGCTTCATGGTGATCCGTCAGGCGATGGGCGTGCCGAAGAGCCGCGGCGCAGCGGCTGCAGCGTTTCTCGGCGAGTTCGTCGAGGAGATGAAGGCGTCGGGCTTCGTCGCGGATTCGCTGCGGCGGCACGGGATCACCGGCGCGTCGGTCGCGCCGCCGCGCTGA
- a CDS encoding histidine kinase: MHGTYNPPLVLLSLVIATLASYTALDLAAFISLLDNPRLKRAWLAGGAAAMGTGIWSMHFVGMLALSLPVPLGYALPDTGASLAIAVLVSYFALNVVTRARLNGGRLLGGGALMGAGIVGMHYTGMAAMRMEPGIRYDPLLFAASIGVAVIASTAALWMAQALRAQQARHATAQRVGAALVMGIAITGMHYTAMAAAHFAPDARCSAANGIDAPWLATTIALFTTATLIVTLLVSRFDARTTFLRGMTDTLERLVRLRTAELETALRRYEQTTAMLQRTRENMATEIDERRAAQARLEQEKDEQRRLLRELEETHVQLLQSEKLASIGQLAAGVAHEINNPIGFISANLNTLRTWVRTLLDVIAAHEAAMPQLEPRTRDTLAAMHGAADLDYVRDEIVTLIDESIDGALRVRRIVQDLRDFSRPGSGEWSVVDVHAGLESTLNVVHNELKYKADIVREYGDVPHVECLPSQLNQVFMNLLVNAAHAIPARGVITIRTSSDGDQVSIAISDTGTGMTPDIVRRIFDPFFTTKPVGQGTGLGLSVSHGIVERHRGTIDVTSEPGRGTTFCVRLPIRRAAGSADDATAVAQRA, translated from the coding sequence ATGCATGGCACGTACAACCCGCCGCTCGTCCTGCTGTCGCTCGTCATCGCGACGCTGGCCTCCTATACCGCACTCGATCTGGCTGCGTTCATTTCGCTGCTCGACAATCCGCGGCTCAAGCGCGCGTGGCTCGCCGGCGGCGCGGCCGCGATGGGCACCGGGATCTGGTCGATGCACTTCGTCGGGATGCTGGCGCTGTCGCTGCCGGTGCCGCTCGGCTACGCGCTGCCGGATACCGGCGCTTCGCTGGCGATCGCGGTGCTCGTGTCGTACTTTGCATTGAACGTCGTCACGCGTGCGCGCCTGAACGGCGGGCGGCTGCTGGGCGGCGGCGCGCTGATGGGCGCGGGGATCGTCGGGATGCATTACACCGGAATGGCCGCGATGCGCATGGAGCCCGGTATTCGCTACGATCCCTTGCTGTTCGCCGCATCGATCGGCGTGGCGGTGATCGCGTCGACCGCCGCGCTATGGATGGCCCAGGCGTTGCGCGCGCAACAGGCGCGGCATGCGACCGCGCAGCGCGTCGGTGCGGCGCTCGTCATGGGGATCGCGATCACGGGCATGCACTATACGGCGATGGCCGCCGCGCATTTCGCGCCGGATGCGCGATGCTCAGCCGCAAACGGGATCGATGCGCCGTGGCTCGCGACGACGATCGCGCTGTTTACGACCGCGACGCTGATCGTCACGCTGCTCGTGAGCCGCTTCGATGCGCGCACGACGTTTCTGCGCGGAATGACGGACACGCTGGAACGGCTCGTGCGGTTGCGGACCGCGGAACTGGAAACGGCGTTGCGGCGCTACGAGCAGACGACCGCGATGCTGCAGCGCACGCGCGAGAACATGGCGACCGAGATCGACGAACGCCGGGCGGCGCAGGCCCGGCTCGAACAGGAGAAGGACGAGCAGCGGCGCCTGCTGCGTGAGCTCGAGGAAACGCACGTCCAGTTGCTGCAATCGGAAAAACTCGCGTCGATCGGCCAGCTCGCAGCCGGCGTCGCGCACGAGATCAACAATCCGATCGGCTTCATCAGCGCGAATCTCAACACGTTGAGGACGTGGGTGCGAACGCTGCTGGACGTGATCGCCGCGCACGAGGCGGCAATGCCGCAGCTCGAACCGCGGACGCGCGACACGCTGGCGGCGATGCACGGCGCGGCCGATCTCGACTACGTGCGAGACGAGATCGTGACGCTGATCGACGAATCGATCGATGGTGCGTTACGCGTGCGGCGCATCGTGCAGGATCTGCGCGATTTCTCGCGGCCGGGCAGTGGCGAGTGGAGCGTCGTCGACGTGCATGCGGGGCTCGAGAGCACGCTGAACGTCGTGCACAACGAGCTGAAGTACAAGGCCGACATCGTGCGCGAATACGGCGACGTGCCGCACGTCGAATGTCTTCCGTCGCAACTGAACCAGGTGTTCATGAATCTGCTCGTCAATGCGGCGCACGCGATTCCGGCGCGCGGCGTAATCACGATCCGCACGTCGAGCGACGGCGATCAGGTGTCGATCGCGATCAGCGACACCGGAACCGGGATGACGCCCGACATCGTGCGGCGCATCTTCGATCCGTTCTTCACGACGAAGCCCGTCGGGCAGGGCACGGGCCTGGGGTTGTCGGTGTCGCACGGCATCGTCGAGCGCCATCGCGGCACGATCGACGTGACGAGCGAGCCGGGGCGCGGCACGACGTTCTGCGTCCGGTTGCCGATCCGGCGCGCGGCAGGCAGCGCCGACGACGCGACGGCGGTCGCGCAGCGGGCATGA
- a CDS encoding PHB depolymerase family esterase, translating to MPRKKTSLWLRPLDLLSAATSPRPKRRSSKPGAAAKRLAAAPPARRKPAAPPRPARAAHAARPSPRQPAGTWLRSFHSARPTAGRFVNHLAYALYLPATPAAIAAMPVVVMLHGCKQTAESFAAGTRICRIADRAGFAVLFPEQAKTAHSHRCWNWHGDASQSEAPAVASLIDALVHERGFDRDRIYLAGMSAGAGLAAQLAVAHPELFAAVGLHSGPAIAPPLSTMAAMSVMRRGLRDDPIRVVDACVDVRTYPGMPALVVHGGLDTVVDERNAQQLGIAFARINRLIDEHGALRVGERLAYAQDGADYTDYLRGGRLIVRVCVVRRLAHAWSGGDPSEAFHSATGPDATAMFWNFFRRRRRKRAT from the coding sequence ATGCCCAGGAAAAAAACCAGCCTATGGCTGAGGCCGCTCGACCTGTTGTCCGCCGCGACGAGTCCGCGGCCGAAAAGGCGGTCGTCCAAACCCGGCGCGGCAGCCAAGCGCCTCGCGGCTGCGCCGCCCGCGCGCCGCAAGCCGGCCGCACCTCCGCGCCCCGCCCGCGCGGCCCACGCTGCCCGCCCGTCGCCGCGCCAGCCCGCAGGCACGTGGCTACGCTCGTTCCACTCCGCGCGGCCGACCGCCGGCCGCTTCGTGAACCATCTCGCCTACGCGCTGTATCTGCCCGCGACGCCGGCCGCCATCGCGGCCATGCCCGTCGTCGTGATGCTGCATGGCTGCAAGCAGACCGCCGAGTCGTTCGCGGCGGGCACGCGCATCTGTCGCATCGCCGACCGTGCCGGCTTCGCGGTACTGTTTCCGGAACAGGCAAAGACCGCGCATTCGCATCGCTGCTGGAACTGGCATGGCGACGCGTCGCAGTCGGAAGCCCCGGCGGTCGCGTCGCTGATCGACGCGCTCGTGCACGAGCGCGGGTTCGATCGCGATCGGATCTATCTGGCCGGGATGTCGGCCGGCGCCGGGCTGGCCGCGCAGCTCGCCGTCGCCCATCCCGAACTGTTCGCGGCGGTCGGCCTGCATTCCGGGCCGGCCATCGCGCCGCCGTTGTCGACGATGGCCGCGATGAGCGTGATGCGGCGCGGCCTGCGCGACGATCCGATCCGCGTCGTGGACGCGTGCGTCGACGTCCGCACTTATCCGGGCATGCCCGCGCTCGTCGTGCATGGTGGCCTCGATACGGTCGTCGACGAACGGAACGCACAACAGCTCGGCATCGCATTCGCCCGGATCAATCGGCTCATCGACGAACACGGCGCACTGCGCGTCGGCGAACGACTCGCTTATGCGCAGGACGGTGCCGACTATACGGACTATCTGCGCGGCGGCCGGCTGATCGTCAGGGTATGCGTCGTTCGCCGGCTCGCGCACGCGTGGAGCGGCGGCGATCCAAGCGAAGCGTTCCACTCGGCAACGGGACCGGACGCGACCGCGATGTTCTGGAATTTCTTCCGCAGGCGGCGGCGCAAGCGCGCGACGTGA
- a CDS encoding antibiotic biosynthesis monooxygenase family protein: MILEMASLEIDPSQAEPFEAAVRQALPLFARARGCGGAELHRVIERSGGYLLVVKWDTVDDHIVHFRQSEDFQAWRQLAGPFFKSPPQVVHTEVAVK; encoded by the coding sequence ATGATTCTGGAAATGGCATCGCTCGAAATCGATCCGTCGCAGGCCGAGCCGTTCGAAGCAGCGGTTCGTCAGGCGCTCCCGCTCTTTGCCCGTGCGCGCGGCTGCGGCGGCGCCGAACTGCACCGCGTGATCGAGCGCAGCGGCGGCTACCTGCTCGTCGTCAAGTGGGACACCGTCGACGACCACATCGTGCATTTCCGGCAATCGGAAGACTTCCAGGCGTGGCGGCAGCTGGCCGGGCCGTTCTTCAAAAGCCCGCCGCAGGTCGTGCACACGGAAGTCGCAGTAAAGTAA
- a CDS encoding glycosyltransferase family 87 protein yields the protein MSTWDNRRERVGRVPLYAGAALATQIAVLAIWCVKYYILNDRTAPMVGIDFGIFWAAARVAIEHGAPAVFSAEWMNTVEAQVRPMAAYAPFPYPPTFLLALLPFGALKFDGAVALFTVLGLSAYSAVIARLCRGIDRSALLVVAAFPGVALAAYAGQNSLLTAAAAGAALALLETAPLRAGACIAFLAIKPQFGVLFPLALLCGRYWRGLFASAVLFIAFAACTAAVLGVDAWRTYVSYVPTLNRSLLLNGNDHWAGMPTVFAAARMAGLPVVGAYACHMLVAVPAVLSALYLWARRARFELRTAALSVASLLMQPYMMSYDLAWLGLPIALLAHDSTHSPLSRVDRAIVGVAWLMPVQACCTGVFPLRFHLAPVAMAALLAVTVHRHAVSRRQST from the coding sequence GTGAGCACATGGGACAACCGTCGCGAGCGTGTCGGCCGCGTGCCGCTCTATGCCGGTGCGGCGCTCGCGACACAAATTGCCGTGCTCGCGATCTGGTGCGTCAAATACTACATACTGAACGACCGGACTGCGCCAATGGTCGGAATCGATTTCGGCATTTTTTGGGCAGCGGCCCGGGTCGCAATCGAACATGGCGCACCAGCGGTATTCTCGGCCGAGTGGATGAATACCGTCGAAGCGCAGGTCAGGCCGATGGCAGCGTATGCACCGTTTCCCTACCCGCCGACATTCCTGCTGGCCCTGCTCCCGTTCGGCGCATTGAAGTTCGACGGCGCCGTTGCGCTATTCACGGTCCTTGGCCTGAGCGCATACAGCGCCGTCATTGCCCGTCTATGCCGTGGCATCGACCGGTCCGCACTTTTGGTCGTTGCCGCTTTTCCGGGCGTCGCACTTGCCGCTTACGCCGGTCAAAATTCGCTCCTCACCGCAGCGGCGGCCGGTGCCGCCCTTGCGTTGCTGGAGACGGCGCCGCTGCGCGCTGGCGCATGCATTGCGTTCCTGGCGATCAAACCCCAGTTCGGCGTGCTGTTTCCGCTCGCGCTGCTGTGCGGACGCTACTGGAGGGGGCTGTTCGCGTCGGCCGTCCTGTTCATCGCATTCGCGGCATGCACCGCTGCGGTGCTCGGCGTCGACGCGTGGCGCACCTATGTGTCATACGTGCCGACACTCAACCGTTCGCTGCTGCTGAACGGGAATGATCATTGGGCGGGCATGCCGACCGTGTTTGCCGCGGCCAGAATGGCGGGCCTTCCGGTTGTCGGCGCGTACGCGTGTCATATGCTCGTCGCCGTTCCGGCGGTATTGTCGGCGTTGTATTTGTGGGCCCGCCGCGCACGTTTCGAATTGCGCACAGCCGCGTTGTCGGTGGCCAGTCTGCTTATGCAGCCATACATGATGAGCTACGATCTGGCGTGGCTCGGACTCCCGATTGCGCTGCTCGCGCACGATTCGACCCACAGCCCGTTGTCCCGCGTCGATCGCGCGATCGTCGGCGTCGCATGGCTAATGCCCGTGCAAGCGTGCTGCACCGGCGTTTTCCCTCTACGTTTTCATCTGGCACCGGTCGCGATGGCGGCCTTGCTTGCCGTCACAGTGCACCGGCATGCGGTATCGCGGCGCCAGTCAACATAA
- a CDS encoding NAD(P)-dependent oxidoreductase, whose product MKRQIGLIGVGLMGHGIARNVLKHGYPLTVVEHPGNQPLDELLRGGVRTVRTARELADQADVVILCVTGSPEVEAVLTGDDGVLAGLKNNAIVVDCSTAVPESTVRMARLVETAGGRFADAPMTRGAREAHEGRLNLLVGAAPALFEEIRPVLACFAENITRVGDVGAGHSMKLLHNYVSLGTIALLSEAVACAKRAGVDVAVLADVLANGGGGGAALNRLRPFLESGDASALPFHMANALKDLSYYSAMADGVDAAHAIAAAVTDTYRDAVAGAGAHCPVLKLSDVLMAAHTHDARASS is encoded by the coding sequence ATGAAACGGCAGATTGGCCTGATCGGCGTGGGGCTGATGGGGCACGGGATTGCGCGCAACGTGCTGAAGCACGGTTATCCGCTCACGGTCGTCGAACATCCGGGCAATCAGCCGCTCGACGAACTGCTGCGCGGCGGCGTACGGACGGTGCGAACCGCGCGCGAACTGGCCGACCAGGCGGACGTCGTCATCCTTTGCGTGACGGGCTCCCCTGAAGTGGAAGCGGTCCTGACCGGTGACGACGGCGTGTTGGCGGGGCTGAAGAACAATGCGATCGTCGTCGACTGTTCGACCGCCGTTCCCGAATCGACCGTTCGGATGGCGCGGCTTGTCGAAACGGCAGGCGGGCGCTTCGCCGACGCGCCGATGACGCGCGGCGCGCGGGAAGCGCACGAGGGCCGGTTGAACCTGCTGGTCGGCGCGGCGCCCGCGTTGTTCGAGGAGATCAGGCCCGTGCTCGCGTGCTTCGCCGAAAACATCACGCGCGTGGGCGACGTCGGTGCGGGCCACAGCATGAAGCTTCTGCACAACTATGTTTCGCTCGGCACCATCGCGCTACTGTCGGAAGCCGTCGCGTGCGCGAAACGCGCGGGCGTGGACGTCGCGGTGCTCGCCGACGTGCTCGCCAACGGCGGTGGCGGCGGCGCCGCACTGAACCGGCTGCGTCCGTTCCTGGAAAGCGGCGACGCATCGGCGTTGCCGTTCCATATGGCGAACGCGCTGAAAGACTTGTCGTACTACTCGGCGATGGCCGACGGCGTCGATGCGGCTCATGCTATCGCGGCGGCCGTCACGGATACGTATCGCGACGCCGTTGCCGGCGCCGGCGCGCATTGTCCCGTGCTGAAATTGTCCGATGTGCTGATGGCGGCGCACACGCACGACGCGCGCGCGTCGTCCTGA
- a CDS encoding HD domain-containing phosphohydrolase, whose amino-acid sequence MTISATNGTNDTPPATIAEAAPDYAVAPATVLLVDDEPAVLSALKRVLRPARYDVVTAESGEAALELLASKEVDLIVSDMRMPNMSGAAFLSRVRALYPDTMRILLTGYSDIASIVEAVNDGGVYRYLNKPWDDHDLLMTLEQALEQRRLRGEAARLAALTEAQNETLRRFNTELETQVRARTDELGQTVMFLEAAQHDLKSSFTAMVQVCASMIEMRCGSASGHAMRVGEIARQLALAAGMSTLHAQDVYYAGLLHGIGKLSLPDELLHKPLVKMTTDEHSLFQQHPLRAQMVLTPVAQLHKVASIVLHQYERFNGRGTPDGLAGDAIPLGSRIVAIARDFEGLRNGEIGAPHSVEQAIDVLRSQAGVRYDPVLVACFVELMRNPARVGIAASVAEIRSAQLREGMQLADDLRTHRGVLLMTKGSVMSAHQIELVRRFEAREGTPFDILVLTGAAAAAQAHAPSGASPG is encoded by the coding sequence ATGACGATATCCGCGACAAACGGAACAAACGACACACCGCCGGCAACCATCGCCGAAGCCGCACCCGATTACGCCGTCGCGCCAGCGACGGTCCTGCTGGTCGACGACGAACCGGCCGTGTTGTCCGCGCTCAAGCGGGTGCTGCGGCCCGCGCGTTACGACGTCGTCACCGCCGAAAGCGGCGAAGCCGCGCTCGAACTGCTTGCATCGAAGGAAGTCGACCTGATCGTGTCCGACATGCGCATGCCGAACATGAGCGGCGCCGCGTTTCTTTCCCGCGTGCGTGCGCTGTACCCGGACACGATGCGGATCCTTCTGACCGGCTATTCGGACATCGCGTCGATCGTCGAAGCCGTCAACGACGGCGGCGTGTATCGCTACCTGAACAAGCCGTGGGACGACCACGACCTGCTGATGACGCTCGAGCAGGCGCTCGAACAGCGGCGCTTGCGCGGTGAAGCCGCCCGGCTCGCCGCGTTGACGGAAGCGCAGAACGAAACGCTGCGCCGTTTCAACACCGAACTCGAAACGCAGGTGCGCGCGCGCACGGACGAGCTCGGGCAAACCGTGATGTTCCTCGAGGCGGCGCAGCACGACCTGAAAAGCAGTTTCACCGCGATGGTTCAGGTCTGCGCGAGCATGATCGAAATGCGCTGCGGATCCGCAAGCGGTCATGCGATGCGCGTCGGCGAAATCGCGCGCCAGCTCGCGCTGGCGGCCGGGATGAGCACGCTGCACGCGCAGGACGTCTATTACGCGGGGCTGCTGCATGGAATCGGCAAGCTGTCGCTGCCGGACGAACTGCTGCACAAGCCGCTCGTCAAGATGACGACGGACGAACACAGCCTGTTCCAGCAGCATCCGCTGCGTGCGCAGATGGTGCTCACGCCGGTCGCGCAACTGCACAAGGTCGCGTCGATCGTGCTGCACCAGTACGAGCGGTTCAACGGCCGCGGCACGCCGGACGGGCTCGCGGGCGACGCGATTCCGCTCGGCTCGCGGATCGTCGCGATCGCGCGCGACTTCGAGGGGCTGCGCAACGGCGAGATCGGTGCGCCGCATTCGGTCGAGCAGGCGATCGACGTGCTGCGTTCGCAGGCCGGCGTGCGCTACGACCCGGTGCTCGTCGCGTGCTTCGTCGAACTGATGCGCAACCCGGCGCGCGTCGGCATCGCCGCATCCGTCGCGGAGATACGGTCCGCGCAACTGCGCGAAGGGATGCAGCTTGCCGACGATCTGCGCACGCATCGCGGCGTCCTGCTGATGACGAAGGGCAGCGTGATGTCGGCGCATCAGATCGAACTCGTACGTCGCTTCGAGGCGCGTGAAGGGACGCCGTTCGACATTCTCGTGCTGACCGGTGCGGCTGCGGCGGCGCAGGCTCACGCACCGTCCGGCGCTTCGCCCGGCTGA
- a CDS encoding glycosyltransferase family 2 protein gives MRESLYTPLVSLVVPFYNEGEAVEHFFDVVIPLMSGLDAIRFEIVCVNDGSRDDTLERLVRVSMADRRVRVIDLTRNFGKEAALTAGLDEAAGDAVIPLDADLQDPPSLIPVMLEHWRDGAEVVAAKRSSRACDSFAKRTAAAIYYRVHNVLSDVKLPENVGDFRLMDRKVVNALRSLPERHRFMKGLFAWVGYRTVIVEYQRDPRSAGHSKFSGWKLWNFALEGITSFSTVPLRSWTYIGLGIAALAFLYGAFIVGRTLVFGNPVLGYSSLLSVVLFIGGIELIGIGVVGEYIGRIYDESKQRPVYLIRRRYQSHAKVVELPVARDARRTIARRRVQPARVRVGAR, from the coding sequence ATGCGTGAATCGCTCTACACACCGCTCGTCTCGCTGGTCGTGCCGTTCTACAACGAAGGCGAGGCCGTCGAGCACTTCTTCGACGTCGTGATTCCGCTGATGTCCGGCCTCGATGCGATCCGTTTCGAGATCGTCTGCGTCAACGACGGCAGCCGAGACGACACGCTGGAGCGGCTCGTCCGCGTCAGCATGGCCGATCGCCGCGTACGCGTGATCGATCTCACCCGCAACTTCGGCAAGGAGGCCGCGCTGACCGCCGGCCTCGACGAAGCCGCCGGCGACGCGGTGATCCCGCTCGATGCAGACCTGCAGGACCCGCCGAGCCTGATCCCGGTCATGCTCGAACACTGGCGCGACGGCGCGGAAGTCGTCGCCGCGAAACGCAGCAGCCGCGCGTGCGATTCATTCGCGAAGCGCACCGCGGCCGCGATTTACTATCGCGTGCACAACGTGCTGTCGGACGTAAAGCTGCCGGAAAACGTCGGCGACTTCCGGCTGATGGACCGCAAGGTCGTCAACGCGTTGCGCAGCCTGCCCGAACGGCATCGCTTCATGAAAGGGCTGTTCGCGTGGGTCGGCTACCGGACCGTGATCGTCGAGTATCAGCGCGACCCGCGCAGCGCCGGGCACTCGAAATTCTCCGGCTGGAAGCTGTGGAATTTCGCGCTCGAAGGCATCACGAGTTTCAGCACCGTGCCGCTGCGCAGCTGGACCTACATCGGCCTCGGCATCGCCGCGCTCGCATTCCTGTACGGCGCGTTCATCGTCGGCCGCACGCTGGTGTTCGGCAATCCGGTGCTTGGCTACTCGTCGCTCCTGTCGGTCGTGCTGTTCATCGGCGGCATCGAGCTCATCGGCATCGGCGTAGTCGGCGAGTACATCGGCCGCATCTACGACGAATCGAAGCAACGTCCGGTCTATCTGATTCGCCGCCGCTATCAGTCGCATGCGAAGGTCGTCGAGTTGCCGGTCGCGCGCGATGCGCGGCGCACGATCGCGCGCCGCCGCGTACAGCCTGCCCGCGTGCGGGTCGGCGCGCGCTGA
- a CDS encoding GtrA family protein, translated as MFALLYAERVRLVRFGLSGLCSTALHALIACAMYALFDATQVAANAVAFICATVFSYLANTLWSFSSSVQSRNLLRFLAVAAAGFTETMLLARTAELLDVPRGWSIVAIALLIPPTTFLMHRLWTYR; from the coding sequence ATGTTCGCGCTGCTCTACGCCGAACGCGTGCGACTGGTCCGCTTCGGCCTGTCGGGGCTGTGCTCGACCGCACTGCACGCGTTGATCGCGTGCGCAATGTATGCGCTGTTCGATGCGACACAGGTTGCCGCGAATGCCGTCGCGTTCATCTGCGCAACCGTGTTCTCGTATCTCGCGAATACGCTGTGGAGTTTTTCGTCATCCGTACAATCGCGCAACCTGCTGCGTTTTCTGGCCGTCGCCGCAGCCGGTTTCACCGAGACGATGCTGCTCGCACGAACTGCGGAACTGCTCGACGTGCCGCGCGGCTGGAGCATCGTCGCGATCGCGCTGCTGATTCCGCCGACGACGTTCCTGATGCACCGGTTGTGGACGTATCGGTAA
- a CDS encoding MFS transporter small subunit — MNETVASMRPTNKAVLAVFWLYVLVPLAWGVVNTITTAMKLFG; from the coding sequence ATGAATGAAACGGTTGCTTCGATGCGCCCGACCAACAAGGCGGTGCTTGCCGTGTTCTGGCTGTATGTGCTGGTTCCGCTCGCGTGGGGCGTCGTGAATACGATCACGACCGCGATGAAGCTGTTCGGCTGA